A DNA window from Rubripirellula tenax contains the following coding sequences:
- a CDS encoding sulfatase family protein codes for MQKIMPQVFTIALLSLVFNWQSALADERPNIIMFLIDDQNPSSIAAFGGDTYTPNLDRMAEEGMKFTRAYVSSSVCTPSRYTFLTGRFAGNSHSKLYAEAVGGKENQGLPNFNVALERDKMNVGNVLREAGYTTGFVGKFHLTSDLDFPEFYKGKNKWINIPKDASPGPEASAQFKHNERWMRRYLQTLGFSWAKNVYPENVRKPYSTHNPEWTTVAALEFIEENKDGPFYLHLCSTLLHGPDKSWRKSMDQRLITGEGEARSLPEVMTPRAELLKTITEKGFDPDSHVAGEAWIDDSLGAILRKLKELGIDDNTLVIFAPDHGRDGKASVFSHGSCQVPMIMRWPKGIAAGQACEELVQNIDLVPTFFDLGKAEKPKSYRIDGQSLTPLLKNGKAKDWRNHLYLEMGAARATVTKDWSYIAVRYTKEQIAAIKRAAPQNLPRAMSYIGRLGIGVRGADRPGFFDEDQLYHLKRDPKEMKNLAYNEDQATRRKEMRYLMQQDLEVIGRPFGEFIPGGNAAEPSQIDKQIEIVKQLEIKGKTVTVPQALKEDLGVTDEPSPDDKARKKAKREARKKAREEAKSNDQKNSDR; via the coding sequence ATGCAAAAAATTATGCCCCAAGTCTTCACAATCGCCTTACTGTCTCTCGTCTTCAATTGGCAGTCTGCGTTGGCCGACGAACGTCCTAACATCATCATGTTTCTGATCGACGATCAGAATCCATCGAGCATCGCCGCGTTTGGGGGCGATACGTACACACCCAATCTCGACCGCATGGCAGAGGAAGGAATGAAGTTCACTCGCGCCTACGTCAGCAGCTCGGTTTGTACTCCATCTCGATACACCTTCCTGACCGGTCGGTTTGCTGGTAACTCGCATAGCAAACTTTACGCGGAAGCGGTCGGCGGCAAAGAGAATCAGGGGCTTCCCAATTTCAATGTCGCACTGGAACGCGACAAAATGAACGTTGGAAATGTTCTCCGTGAAGCCGGATATACCACCGGATTCGTTGGGAAATTTCACCTCACTTCAGATTTGGATTTTCCGGAGTTCTACAAAGGCAAAAACAAATGGATCAACATTCCCAAAGACGCGAGTCCTGGGCCTGAAGCATCGGCTCAGTTCAAACACAACGAACGCTGGATGCGTCGTTACCTCCAAACGCTGGGCTTTTCCTGGGCGAAGAACGTCTACCCGGAAAACGTGCGGAAGCCCTATTCCACGCACAACCCAGAGTGGACGACGGTGGCAGCTCTGGAATTCATCGAAGAGAACAAGGACGGCCCCTTTTATCTTCATCTTTGCAGCACCCTGCTGCACGGGCCGGATAAGTCCTGGCGAAAATCCATGGATCAGCGGCTCATCACCGGAGAGGGGGAAGCCCGAAGTCTTCCAGAGGTCATGACACCTCGCGCAGAGCTTCTCAAAACAATCACTGAAAAAGGTTTCGATCCCGACAGCCATGTGGCTGGTGAAGCGTGGATCGACGATTCGCTCGGGGCGATTCTCCGGAAGCTTAAAGAACTCGGAATCGATGACAACACCCTGGTGATTTTCGCGCCGGATCACGGTCGCGACGGCAAGGCATCCGTCTTTTCACACGGTAGTTGTCAAGTGCCCATGATCATGCGTTGGCCAAAAGGAATTGCCGCAGGGCAGGCGTGTGAAGAACTCGTGCAGAATATCGACCTCGTACCGACTTTCTTCGACCTGGGTAAAGCGGAGAAACCGAAGTCTTACCGGATCGATGGACAGAGCCTCACTCCTCTTTTGAAAAACGGAAAAGCCAAGGATTGGCGGAATCATCTTTATCTCGAAATGGGAGCTGCGCGGGCAACGGTCACGAAAGACTGGTCCTACATTGCCGTTCGCTACACCAAAGAACAGATCGCTGCCATTAAGAGAGCCGCGCCACAAAACCTACCGAGAGCCATGTCCTACATTGGACGTTTGGGAATCGGAGTTAGAGGGGCAGATCGCCCCGGTTTCTTTGACGAAGATCAACTCTACCACCTGAAGAGGGATCCGAAAGAAATGAAAAACCTGGCTTATAACGAAGATCAGGCCACTCGCAGAAAAGAGATGCGATATCTCATGCAACAAGACCTCGAAGTTATTGGTCGCCCTTTTGGAGAGTTCATTCCCGGAGGGAACGCCGCTGAACCCAGCCAGATCGACAAGCAGATCGAAATCGTCAAACAACTCGAAATCAAGGGCAAAACAGTAACGGTGCCACAAGCGTTGAAGGAAGATCTGGGAGTTACCGATGAACCAAGTCCCGACGACAAAGCGAGAAAAAAAGCGAAACGCGAAGCGCGCAAAAAGGCTCGCGAGGAAGCCAAATCAAACGATCAGAAAAACTCGGATAGATAA
- a CDS encoding LamG-like jellyroll fold domain-containing protein, producing MKSPQPADGELQELLADLLDGELSEDARRRLNERLSSDPQAQALYLDFCETHAALSWEHGLVIADLEPSTRDIVPPRTDSISWTRAWTILATLAATFLVAAIAWYSDSDEVVEPTAGGAVVAQLVSRIDAVLTADSLPWETNEIRVGGYEIERGLVQLEFASGVSVLIEAPARFDAVSAERLVLHAGRLSANVPPEGVGFTVETPEADVVDFGTEFSVEVGGEESEVHVFSGHVQVKPKTESGSEQADAIDLRTEQAIRISEATRQPAGIDLATDRFIRSINEPQKQYPMLVKQLGFVAYYRMPIRGGGLACSPKKYAGEMLMGEGTRPAFAPGIVGASLRVGGRSVGRGAHIENPPRLTSGHFSLVAWVYADSRPPGGTVATDVSDGDGRFALSLDRNGRLTGTVTTNEDKQVSVSDLSSVPLNSWQFVVLTLDGKQLRMYRNGDPLVSTPCHSMTSRQPSTLWMGTSAEPQRFWNGRIDELALFDRALAADEIAKLYQAAGTE from the coding sequence ATGAAGTCTCCACAACCTGCCGATGGCGAACTGCAGGAATTGCTCGCCGATCTCCTCGATGGCGAACTCAGCGAAGACGCTCGTCGGCGACTCAACGAGCGACTGAGTAGTGATCCGCAAGCGCAAGCACTGTATCTCGATTTCTGCGAAACACATGCGGCGCTGTCATGGGAACATGGGCTTGTGATTGCGGATCTCGAGCCGTCGACTCGGGACATCGTTCCGCCGAGGACGGATTCCATTAGCTGGACGCGCGCTTGGACGATCCTTGCAACGCTTGCAGCTACTTTTTTGGTCGCAGCCATTGCGTGGTACTCTGACAGCGATGAGGTTGTCGAGCCAACCGCTGGTGGCGCCGTAGTTGCTCAACTTGTGAGCCGCATCGATGCGGTCCTGACGGCCGACTCGCTGCCATGGGAGACGAATGAAATCCGTGTTGGAGGCTACGAAATCGAAAGAGGCCTCGTTCAACTTGAATTTGCGTCTGGAGTCTCTGTCTTGATCGAGGCACCTGCTCGCTTTGACGCGGTCAGTGCAGAGCGACTTGTTCTTCATGCAGGACGACTCTCCGCCAACGTGCCTCCCGAAGGGGTCGGTTTTACCGTGGAGACGCCCGAGGCAGATGTGGTCGATTTCGGCACCGAGTTCTCGGTTGAAGTCGGCGGCGAAGAGAGCGAAGTGCATGTCTTTAGCGGGCACGTGCAGGTGAAGCCAAAAACGGAAAGCGGAAGCGAGCAGGCCGATGCGATTGATTTGCGAACAGAGCAAGCGATTCGGATTTCTGAGGCGACGAGACAACCAGCCGGAATCGACTTGGCGACGGATCGGTTCATTCGCAGTATCAACGAGCCTCAAAAACAATACCCGATGTTGGTAAAGCAGCTTGGATTCGTGGCGTACTACCGAATGCCGATTCGAGGTGGTGGGTTGGCATGCAGTCCCAAAAAGTATGCCGGAGAAATGCTGATGGGCGAAGGCACTCGGCCTGCCTTTGCACCGGGGATCGTAGGGGCATCGCTGCGCGTCGGAGGACGTTCTGTCGGGCGTGGGGCACATATAGAGAATCCGCCTCGACTGACCAGCGGTCACTTCAGCCTGGTGGCATGGGTCTATGCCGATAGCCGACCACCGGGTGGCACAGTGGCTACGGACGTCTCCGATGGTGACGGTCGATTTGCTTTGTCGCTTGATCGCAACGGACGGTTGACCGGAACGGTCACGACGAATGAAGACAAGCAGGTGAGCGTCAGTGATTTAAGCTCCGTGCCGCTCAACTCGTGGCAATTTGTCGTGCTCACCTTAGATGGAAAACAACTGCGGATGTATCGGAACGGGGATCCGTTGGTATCGACACCTTGTCATTCAATGACGTCCCGCCAGCCGAGTACGCTCTGGATGGGAACTTCGGCGGAACCCCAACGTTTTTGGAATGGTCGAATCGATGAGCTAGCGCTTTTCGATCGAGCACTCGCTGCGGATGAAATCGCCAAACTCTATCAGGCTGCAGGAACAGAATGA
- a CDS encoding sigma-70 family RNA polymerase sigma factor: protein MADSELEFVQLLTSHQGRLFAYVLSLVGDPEQARDVMQETNAVLWQKSADFQLGTNFSAWMIKTAFYQVMAHRKRISRDRLIFDDLLTADLARAAEARNETIEERQDLLRECLTQLGDRQRELICSRYQDGFELAAIAKTMDRTTNAVKQALFRARAAIVDCVNRKLQERPT, encoded by the coding sequence ATGGCCGATTCGGAACTGGAATTTGTACAACTGCTGACGTCCCATCAGGGGCGATTGTTTGCCTACGTGCTATCGCTGGTCGGCGATCCGGAACAGGCTCGTGATGTGATGCAGGAAACGAACGCCGTCCTGTGGCAGAAGTCCGCCGACTTTCAGCTCGGGACGAACTTTTCGGCGTGGATGATCAAGACCGCCTTCTATCAGGTGATGGCTCATCGGAAGAGAATCTCGCGGGATCGTTTGATATTCGATGATCTGCTGACCGCCGACCTTGCACGCGCAGCCGAAGCGAGGAACGAAACGATTGAAGAACGACAGGACTTGCTTCGTGAGTGCCTCACGCAACTCGGCGATCGGCAGCGTGAGTTGATCTGCTCCCGATATCAGGACGGGTTTGAGCTCGCCGCGATCGCCAAGACAATGGACCGCACGACCAACGCCGTCAAACAGGCTCTGTTCCGTGCTCGTGCAGCCATCGTGGATTGTGTGAACCGCAAATTGCAGGAACGCCCCACATGA
- a CDS encoding efflux RND transporter permease subunit, with protein MLLRPVLWGHVIVGIDMTMPSALGFASLAGIVVNDSILLVLFLKERRLQDQDVLTAAASASRERFRAIVLTSLTTVAGLLPLIFETNLQAQVLIPMAVSIAFGIMTSTVLVLLVVPSIYAVLADLRLVSNVAATDPRTE; from the coding sequence ATGCTCCTGCGCCCCGTCCTCTGGGGACACGTCATCGTTGGCATCGACATGACCATGCCCAGCGCACTGGGATTCGCATCACTCGCGGGAATCGTTGTCAACGATTCGATCTTGCTGGTCCTGTTCCTCAAAGAGCGTCGTCTTCAAGATCAAGATGTCCTCACTGCTGCGGCGTCTGCTAGTCGCGAACGTTTCCGAGCCATCGTGTTAACTTCACTCACAACCGTCGCTGGCTTGCTGCCATTGATCTTCGAGACCAACCTGCAGGCGCAAGTCCTGATTCCAATGGCCGTCAGCATCGCGTTCGGCATCATGACTTCCACGGTCTTGGTGCTGCTAGTCGTGCCCAGTATTTATGCCGTATTGGCTGATCTGCGACTTGTGTCGAACGTCGCCGCAACCGACCCACGGACCGAATAG
- a CDS encoding LuxR family transcriptional regulator produces the protein MNHRLDTPDVNLFRPPYFFFAYDRASRLQFVSPSIEPILGYSAANLVGQLYGDFLDQEHELNRDVAECHVRRFSETAAHSVTRAVRTREGKIRVISMQTIGVADGSGEVFCCQGLAVDQTAEYSRQALLREKQKQLEAARSKLTLREAAVLNLVMEGKLNKQMATELSVSLRTVESRRSSLIQKLNCENIAEIVAMESERRMLTTILDPAHLEIPRHHAVNRTNPATSEMQDFR, from the coding sequence ATGAACCATCGACTTGACACCCCTGACGTGAATCTTTTCAGGCCTCCCTATTTTTTTTTCGCCTACGATCGCGCATCGCGTTTGCAATTCGTTAGTCCCTCCATCGAACCGATTCTCGGCTATTCAGCTGCAAACTTAGTCGGGCAACTCTACGGTGATTTTCTTGACCAAGAGCATGAACTGAATAGGGACGTGGCCGAGTGTCACGTCCGAAGGTTCTCTGAAACCGCAGCTCACAGTGTTACTCGCGCGGTAAGGACGCGAGAAGGCAAAATCCGCGTCATCTCGATGCAAACGATCGGAGTGGCGGACGGGTCGGGTGAAGTCTTTTGCTGCCAAGGTTTAGCCGTAGACCAAACCGCGGAATATTCGCGGCAAGCATTGTTGCGAGAGAAGCAGAAACAGTTGGAGGCCGCAAGAAGCAAACTCACGCTGCGAGAAGCTGCTGTGTTGAATCTAGTCATGGAAGGAAAACTGAACAAACAAATGGCGACTGAGCTTTCCGTTTCGCTGCGAACGGTAGAAAGCAGGAGAAGCAGTCTCATTCAGAAACTGAACTGCGAGAACATCGCGGAAATCGTCGCGATGGAGTCAGAACGGAGGATGCTGACGACGATCCTTGATCCAGCTCACCTAGAGATTCCGAGACATCACGCGGTAAACCGCACAAATCCGGCTACATCTGAAATGCAAGACTTCCGATAA
- a CDS encoding RNA polymerase sigma factor, whose product MTQKTRLSLLDELKNAGSEPAWRDFCGIYEQLIERWLLKEELQHADIDDLRQEVMATVVTELPKFDHNGRTGAFRRWLRLIVANRLNRKWEKKSREQKRLSPVNFSSIAEQLADDTSRMSVVWDQEHNQFVLNRMLNSIAGSFPETHVVAFRRITIGGESAQAVADDLGMSLGAVRVAQHRILKVLRQTAGELID is encoded by the coding sequence ATGACTCAAAAAACTCGCCTCAGCCTGCTCGACGAATTGAAAAACGCTGGTTCTGAACCAGCGTGGCGGGATTTCTGCGGCATTTACGAACAGTTGATCGAACGTTGGCTGCTGAAAGAGGAACTGCAGCATGCCGACATCGACGATCTTCGACAGGAAGTCATGGCGACAGTTGTCACAGAGTTACCCAAATTCGACCACAACGGACGGACGGGTGCATTCCGCCGCTGGCTGCGTCTGATCGTGGCCAACCGCTTGAATCGGAAATGGGAAAAGAAGTCGCGCGAACAAAAAAGGCTCTCCCCCGTCAATTTTTCCTCAATCGCTGAACAGCTTGCCGATGACACCAGCCGCATGAGCGTCGTTTGGGATCAAGAACACAACCAGTTTGTTCTGAACAGGATGCTGAATTCCATCGCAGGCAGCTTCCCCGAAACGCACGTTGTCGCGTTTCGACGGATCACCATCGGTGGAGAATCGGCACAGGCGGTTGCCGATGATCTTGGCATGTCACTGGGCGCCGTGCGAGTTGCCCAGCATCGCATCCTAAAGGTGTTGCGGCAAACGGCTGGTGAGTTGATCGATTGA